Proteins encoded in a region of the Streptomyces akebiae genome:
- a CDS encoding ABC transporter permease: MGTGRLYAAVAAGGFRRYATYRVATAAGVFTNTVFGFILAYTYLALWHEKPDLGGYDQAQALTYVWVGQAMFAVMVLGSVGFEEELIERIRTGDIAVDLYRPVDLQLWWLAADMGRALFQLLGRGVVPMVCGALFFDLALPSGPLPWIACLVAVAFGALVSFAIRYIVALWAFWLLDGAGAMQITWLTGVFFSGMLLPLNVFPGALGDLARVLPWSALLQAPADVLLGEADPLGTYAFQLAWAAVLLAVGRLIQSAATRKVVVQGG, translated from the coding sequence GTGGGCACAGGGCGGTTGTACGCCGCCGTCGCCGCCGGTGGTTTCAGGCGGTACGCGACATATCGGGTGGCCACCGCCGCGGGGGTGTTCACCAACACCGTCTTCGGCTTCATCCTCGCATACACGTACCTGGCCCTCTGGCACGAGAAGCCCGACCTCGGCGGCTACGACCAGGCGCAGGCCCTCACCTATGTATGGGTCGGCCAGGCCATGTTCGCGGTCATGGTGCTGGGAAGCGTCGGCTTCGAGGAGGAGTTGATCGAGCGCATCCGGACGGGGGACATCGCGGTCGACCTGTACCGGCCCGTCGACCTCCAGCTGTGGTGGCTCGCCGCGGACATGGGCCGCGCCCTGTTCCAGCTGCTGGGACGCGGTGTCGTGCCCATGGTGTGCGGTGCCCTCTTCTTCGACCTGGCCCTGCCCTCCGGCCCGCTGCCGTGGATCGCCTGTCTCGTCGCGGTCGCCTTCGGCGCGCTCGTCAGCTTCGCGATCCGTTACATCGTCGCGCTGTGGGCCTTCTGGCTCCTCGACGGCGCCGGAGCGATGCAGATCACCTGGCTCACCGGAGTCTTCTTCTCCGGGATGCTCCTCCCGCTGAACGTCTTCCCCGGCGCGCTCGGCGACCTCGCCCGCGTCCTGCCCTGGTCCGCGCTGCTCCAGGCCCCGGCGGACGTCCTGCTGGGCGAGGCCGACCCGCTGGGGACGTACGCCTTCCAGCTCGCCTGGGCCGCGGTCCTGCTCGCGGTCGGACGGCTGATCCAGTCGGCGGCCACACGGAAGGTGGTGGTCCAGGGTGGCTGA
- a CDS encoding ABC transporter permease, giving the protein MADLDEVPQVTRAGRTAGRTADGTADGTADGTAGGTAGGTAGETAGEQHPFGEYGVRSRVRDGLRAYRMIAAMWIRSTMAYRASFAMTTFGNFAATSFDFVAILLMFSQVDELGGYGLSEIALLYGTSAVAFGLADLMIGSMDRLGRRVRDGTLDTLLVRPVPVLAQVAADKFALRRLGRITQGLSVLGYALVTLDITWTPLKVLMIPLMVCGGGLIFAAVFVGGAAFQFVAQDASEVQNAFTYGGATLLQYPPALFAKDLVRGVTFVLPLAFVNWVPGLYVLGRPYPLDLPTWLAFAPPLVGVACCALAGVAWRAGLRSYRSTGS; this is encoded by the coding sequence GTGGCTGACCTCGACGAAGTGCCGCAGGTCACGAGAGCCGGACGGACGGCCGGACGGACGGCCGATGGGACGGCCGATGGGACGGCCGATGGGACGGCCGGTGGGACGGCCGGTGGGACGGCCGGAGAAACGGCGGGCGAGCAGCACCCCTTCGGCGAGTACGGCGTGCGCAGCCGCGTACGGGACGGGCTGCGCGCCTATCGGATGATCGCCGCCATGTGGATCCGCTCCACGATGGCCTATCGCGCCTCCTTCGCCATGACGACCTTCGGGAACTTCGCGGCGACCTCGTTCGACTTCGTCGCGATCCTGCTGATGTTCTCCCAGGTCGACGAGTTGGGCGGTTACGGCCTGTCCGAGATCGCCCTCCTGTACGGCACCTCAGCCGTCGCCTTCGGCCTCGCGGATCTGATGATCGGCTCGATGGACCGGCTCGGGCGCCGGGTCCGCGACGGCACGCTGGACACCCTCCTCGTACGCCCCGTGCCGGTGCTCGCCCAGGTCGCCGCCGACAAGTTCGCGTTGCGCCGCCTCGGCCGGATCACCCAGGGGCTGTCCGTCCTCGGATACGCCCTGGTCACGCTCGACATCACCTGGACCCCGCTCAAGGTGCTGATGATCCCGCTGATGGTGTGCGGCGGCGGGCTGATCTTCGCCGCGGTGTTCGTCGGGGGCGCGGCCTTCCAGTTCGTCGCGCAGGACGCCTCCGAGGTGCAGAACGCCTTCACGTACGGCGGCGCGACCCTCCTGCAGTACCCGCCGGCCCTCTTCGCCAAGGACCTGGTGCGCGGGGTGACCTTCGTCCTGCCGCTCGCCTTCGTCAACTGGGTGCCCGGACTGTACGTCCTGGGCCGCCCCTACCCCCTCGACCTGCCGACCTGGCTGGCCTTCGCGCCCCCGCTGGTCGGGGTGGCGTGCTGTGCGCTGGCGGGGGTGGCCTGGCGGGCGGGGCTGCGTTCGTATCGGAGTACAGGGAGCTAA